Below is a genomic region from Rosa chinensis cultivar Old Blush chromosome 5, RchiOBHm-V2, whole genome shotgun sequence.
TCGACAACAACTACTACAGGAACATCTTGGACAACAAGGGTTTGATGATGGTGGATCACCAGCTTGCCACAGACAAGAGGACCAAGCCCTATGTCAAGAAAATGGCCAAAAGCCAAGACTACTTCTTCAAGGAGTTCACAAGAGCCTTCACCATTCTCTCCGAGAACAACCCTCTCACCGGAGACAAGGGCGAGATCAGGCAACAGTGCAATGTGGCCAACAAGCTCCACTAGAGCGACCTAGCTAGCTCTGTTTAGAAGtgcttttcttctttggttATACAAAGGAGAAAGAGTAGCTAGCTCGTGTGAGTGCGTGACGCAGCTGCTTGCATAATaagttttttccttttctagaAGTCGTTCGTTTCTATGGCAGCTATCATCAGTGCACTGTCCCATGATGTATGGTTTTTCTCCttctgtttttgttgttgttcttgtaaTGATGTTGGGAtgaatgtatgtatgtatgGGTGGTTTCAACATGTATTATGCATGGACTTCAATGATGATGGTGATTGATACTTCATGCTTATATAAGAGCAACTCTTAACAACTTTTTTGTGAAGAATAGTTCGCTTAATTTTGCTGAAATTGTTTcctgaaaaattgagaaagagtGAAGATTTCAAAAGTGTATGTATGTATCAATGTATGGGTGGTTTCAACATGTATGAATTGTATGGTGCATGAATTATTGATGGATTATTGAAGATTCACGGCTTGTTCATAAGGATAAGGGGACCTTGACTTAAAGACAAAGATGGAAAGGATAAGATTCTTTGGTGTTTGTTAATTAATATCTGCTGGTAGGTGGAGTGTCTATAGATGTAGGGTTAGATAGTGAGTCCTACAAGAGATGGACTTTAGAATGGAGAAGATTTAACTTATCTCTAAAAGCAAAGCTTTTTGCTCACACAATTAACAATTTTATTAAATGTTTCCAAAAGCATACTATTAAGAAAACAGGACAATTACAAAATGCCAAGCCAGAGTGAGAAAGGAGCTTATGCAATGTGCATTGTAGAGTGATGGTCCTATTTGAATATTCACAAGTTCTGTCGATCTTTGAGCAGTAGTTGTACCAGAGGTTTCTCTTTGGTTACAGAGGTTGCTTCAACCCCAAAGTTAATGTCTGCTCGGATCATTAAGGCAGCTAGCTTGTATCTTTGAGCAGTAGTTACATCCCCGGCCCACTGAGAAGTTCAGGACCAAAAATACATCACAATGATGTAATTTATTTATACTCCAGGTAAGATAATTTACAAGGAAGACAAATATGATCACAAGCAGATCATTATTGCACCTCGCTAGTTCTTCTTTGGCTCTATACTGCTTGAACTACAATCATAATCACTATCAGCAGCTTCCTCCGAGGCCATGCCATTTTTCTTTGCTACTTCTATCGTTTTGGGGATCAATGGACCGCAGGATGGATGGCTGTAATAAGGCTGCGGATGGATGAAGTAATTTCCGGCAGAAGGGTAAGACCGGTAACCATATGTAGATTGATAAGGTAGTCCAGGAGAAAATGTGTTTGGGGGAGGCCAATATACCATAGGCATGAAAGTGTTTGATGGTTGTGGAGGAAAAAGGTGATACGGGTTTGGATTATGATAGGGGATATTAGTACCAGCATTGGTGATCACAGTGTTTGAGATTGGTGGAGCAGCTAATGGGGGAATACAGGTTTGATTCATGAGTCCAAATTGAGGTGCAGAGCTTGAAAATGTACCATTTGGGAATGAAGTCTTCTGCATATTATGAGGCTTACTATTAGAGTGAGTTTGTTTCTTTccctttgtttttgttgaagAAGTCTTGCCACAAAACTGCTGAGAACCTGGACTAGCCTGCTGAGACAGCAAGATAGTTGTAAACTGAGAAATTGACATGATCAGAATAGACATACTTTAAAATACATTAGCTACGGTTCAACTATACAATCAAAGCCAAACTATAGTTTCTTGTATCTCTTCTTGAACTTTAgggattaggaaccaaattgaCTTTTATTCTTCTCGAAACTGAGTTTGTCAATGTTTAATAGAAAAAGGGAAGTATTCAGATATATGAACTGAGATGGCAATCTTACAGTATCATCATCTATCATAGGATATGCAAGAAATAATTCCTCTCCTTCAGCATCCTCATCTGTCCTGCAAGATAAAAACTATGCTTTGATTAAATACAAGGTCAAAATGAAGCTGCTAAGCCCCATTAATACTTCTAGTTCTGTTATTGGTACTAATTTTAGTTCAATCCATTAGTATCCATTACTACTGTTAGATCCTGAACTAGCCAAATAACTTCTTCATTCTGTTTTAAAACTAGTCAAACAACAAACATTCATGTCCTTTTAGTTATTAGTTCTGTATACCTGTAATATTTCTGGAGCAAGTCTAAGTTCCGATATTTGGTTTCCCTTTGAACCAGGTCATCAGGAAAACCAGCCATGAAAAGAAGTGTGATTCCCAAGGCTTTGAAAAAGAAGCTCCCACTGCGAACATGAGCTAGCATTGCCATTCGACACATCAATGGCCCAAAAGACTTTAGCTTGTTTCTTCCCATGCGCTGTCTGACATATCTGGGACATATTAAAACAGACACTTTTGAAAGTCTGCTAATGAAAATAAACCTCAGAGGACATGAACAAGTGACCATGGAGTTCATCTCTCAAGCTTATATATCAGTACTCAGATAAGCTTACTCATTTTGGGGAAGGTTTCTTGTCCTTCCACCATACTTGATGCATAGAAATAAGCATGATGGGCAGCTAGGATCTGATGGACGCATAGCCTTCTCTTCCTCAAGTATTTGAACTGGACATAGTGTAGGGTTCTTTCGGTTTGGATAGAATACCTTCCTCCGAACACCAGGATTTTCATACAGAACATGCTCCTACAGGTAAAACATAACTTAAATATTTTGTTTGCTAATGAAAAGGAATAAATAGATCATTTACATATGTTATATGCCTGATCACAAAATGAAATGGCATTTCATAAGAGCTGAATGTTATCATTGATCTAATACATCATTAAAGCACCAAAGTTGATTATCACTTGAATGCAATGATCAAATGGTATTGAAATCCCCTTTTTCAGGGTAATGGCAACAGAAATCACAACAAAGAAGAGACCAGCATACACAGCATATATATTGTTAATTTATAATAACTTGTATCTTCTAGTAACAATATAAGACCTTAAGGATAAAATTTAAGAGTAACACgttaaaaattataatttccttACCCCAGGATCTGTTGGAGATATGTATTGCTCGCCCTTTCTTAAAATGATAAAATGGTTGAAGTCtaattcatatatatcttcACAACCATGCCTTATACCAAGAGATGCAAAAACTATGATCTTCCTTATTGTGTGTGAATGAGCATTTTTCTGTAGAAGGGATTCTGAATCAATTATTCTCTTCACTTCTTTTGGGCAAAATGCCAACTTTGGAGGCTTTTTATGTTGTGATAGGCTCCCGGATCCTGTATGAATAAACTCCTTCGAAGTTGGGATACTAGTTGGTACCTTGAAACTTCCAAAATCCTTAGGTTCTGTCTTGTTTTGGTTTCTAATTTCCATCTCATTACAAATTGGCCCTATTGGTAGTTCTTCATTGGTTTCTCGGTTCACATTTTGAAATAGTGGCTGACCTGCACCTGAGAAAATTTCTGCACACCCTGCATCTGAACCCTTATCAGCAACTTCATAAATCAGTTCATCAACAAGTCTTGAAGTTTCATCAGCTTCTTTATGGTCATTGTTAATACCATCTTCTTCGCGaaaatcttcatcttcatcatcactgTCATCAGTTTCATCACAATCTGCAGTTGAATCACCATCCTTAGCTTTTTCAGAAAGCAAAACCTGTGTTTCCTCCATGCTCATCCAGTTGACTAGACGGTCATCTACAATTGGATCTTCAAGGGCATAGGATTCAATATGATGCTTCTTCTGTGCAGCAATTTCAGCTTGGACAACAGTTATACTACCATCCTCAGTTGTGTTACTAGTGAGTTCAATCTTCTGTCTCTTGAACTTCTTCAAGTTTCTTTCCATTGAATTTGAGCAACTGCCCTGAAACCAAAAAAGGTAAGGGTCTGGCCAACATAAAAATTGTgcagttttgatatgaatgtaTGGCAACACTATGAGCACTGCAAGTCCACAGTTTCTCCAACCATCCACAATGATGATGAAAAAAAGGATCGGTGATAGtaacatgaagaagaaaaactttATGCAGTGATCAAAATTAACAATTTTCCTTATTTACTTGAAATATAATCAGATTAGCCGGAAAGTACAAACAAGACAACTAAGTAGTGAAAACCAATCTCTTTCTGAAACCATGCATCTTATAAATATTATGACACTAAAAATTCTCTAACTCTTAACTGAACAAAGTACAATGTTTTAAGGTACTGATTCTCTATACTTGCAAGTTTTCAATCTTATATTAATAGAAAACAAAGCACAAAAATACTATCAAAGAAAAATTGGCAGTTCTACCTGTCCATTTGTTCGAGGAGGTTCATTCTCTTTTTCCTGTATCCGAGCTTCAAGAATTAGTATTCTCTGCATAAGTTCTGCATTCTTCTGTCTTTCCCTTTCTAATTCAGCTGAAATCTCTGCAATAACATCGACACCGTCTCCTTTCATACCTTCCTCTATCGCGCATAATGCAGAAGCCTTGACCAATCTAGCACAAGACTGCAGCTCCACCATTAGCATACACAATAAGCAATCCTAAAACAAATTCTTCCAGGATGAAAATCTTGAAAGAAAACTAATTTATGAAAGCAAAACCTTGATACCCCACGAAGAAAAACTGCAAAATGGCTCAAGTAACTAAGCTTTGAACACAAAAACCATATCAAAGAAGTTGGCTTTTTAGAAAAAGCATATGCAGATTACTGATTACTGATTAACATGAAAGACTGCAGTTGTCActgaaacagaaagaaagaaaaaccgaGAAAAGAAGTGAGACTGATCGGAATATGAGGAGGCTTTTGTGCTTGATTATTCTTGCTTCAGTTATATAAGTGGCAAAAGACATGCAATACCACGTGCAACTTCCAAAGGCATTTCTGGAAAATATGGTTTCCaatcaataaccaaaatctAAAATCCATTGTGAATGAGACTTCTTTTGAGCGCTGTAGTATTTGCAGAAGCACATATTTTTGGCATTGTTTTTATCTCCTTGTATATAATTCATTTTCGATTAGCTAGGAACTAAAAGCGAACAAGAATCCAACAAGAGCTCACCTGTTAAGCTTTTTCTTTAAGCGCTTTGAGTCTCACAATTTGATGACAAACAACTCACAGTTGTGATTTAATATCAGCTGCATTGTCTTCTTATGTAAGTGGTGAAGCAGCTGGTACCCCATTTTTCAGCAGCCTAAGAATAGAGCATCCGAGGCACTTTTCACATATAATACACAATTACATAATATGCTTGTACTTTGCTCACCAagtaaaaaacataaataacttACCCCCGTTGCTTTACCTGATCCAACCATTCTTTTTATGGCTCAGTCCTCGTGTGGATTATGCTCAGTTTTGCAGCCTCTACCTATTATAATAGGCCGTAAGTCCTCAAGTGCAGGGTTAGCAATCCAAGGGTGTTGTGTCGTGTTCGCCTTAGGTTATTTCAAACGGTGCGGATCTAATAATTTTTCGTTTTGTGGTTGAGCTAAAAAAACTCGCATGTTCCAATGTTTCTTGATTGTCTATTATAAAACTCAAGAATCTCTTGTAGACATTTTATCGAACACATTGCTTTCAACTGATCATAATACATATCTGATATGAACAAAACTCGCATGTTCCACTGTTTCTTGATTGTCTTTTATAAAAAAACTCAACAATCTCTTGTAAACATTTTATCGAACACATTGCTTTCAACTCATCATAATACATATCTGATATGAAATACGCATTTAAGTAACCTGCTACCTGTCCTATACTTATGAGAACTACCCTGACTATGGATTTACTAATGAAAAATGAACGATCAGGTTTGCAATACAGAAAGGAACAGATAAAAAATTTGAGGTCTGTCTTGACTACCGAGTCCCATTTACCCCTTTCCCAAGGTATGTATATAATAGATGTGAGTCACACGTCCATACAATATAGAATTACAACCTCACGTGCAACGGGAACTTAAATGATTGTCTCTTTAATCACAATTTGTGTCGGGGAATATGAAGGTGAGTAAACCTTGGATACCATCCTACTTCTaattttaaacaaaattaaTCCACCATTCGGGGCACCCACAGTTGCTTAGTTTAGTTCCACCATTTGAAGCTAAATGTAATCGTAAGACAAATAACTTAGTCTTTCAAATGATGAAAAACTAGGGGTTTAGTGGTGGCCAAAGTCATGGACTTATACAAATCCTTGTTCAGGTTCTGTGGAAACTGTGCTGCAGCGCTGGAGTGGTTAATTAAAAGAAGTCCTATAATGAGTACACACACTCCCCTTGATTCATTGGCTTTCTAATTTTCAAGACAAATAGTATTCTAAGAACCCTGCAG
It encodes:
- the LOC112167565 gene encoding uncharacterized protein LOC112167565 isoform X4, yielding MNLLEQMDSCSNSMERNLKKFKRQKIELTSNTTEDGSITVVQAEIAAQKKHHIESYALEDPIVDDRLVNWMSMEETQVLLSEKAKDGDSTADCDETDDSDDEDEDFREEDGINNDHKEADETSRLVDELIYEVADKGSDAGCAEIFSGAGQPLFQNVNRETNEELPIGPICNEMEIRNQNKTEPKDFGSFKVPTSIPTSKEFIHTGSGSLSQHKKPPKLAFCPKEVKRIIDSESLLQKNAHSHTIRKIIVFASLGIRHGCEDIYELDFNHFIILRKGEQYISPTDPGEHVLYENPGVRRKVFYPNRKNPTLCPVQILEEEKAMRPSDPSCPSCLFLCIKYGGRTRNLPQNEYVRQRMGRNKLKSFGPLMCRMAMLAHVRSGSFFFKALGITLLFMAGFPDDLVQRETKYRNLDLLQKYYRTDEDAEGEELFLAYPMIDDDTQASPGSQQFCGKTSSTKTKGKKQTHSNSKPHNMQKTSFPNGTFSSSAPQFGLMNQTCIPPLAAPPISNTVITNAGTNIPYHNPNPYHLFPPQPSNTFMPMVYWPPPNTFSPGLPYQSTYGYRSYPSAGNYFIHPQPYYSHPSCGPLIPKTIEVAKKNGMASEEAADSDYDCSSSSIEPKKN
- the LOC112167565 gene encoding uncharacterized protein LOC112167565 isoform X3 — translated: MKGDGVDVIAEISAELERERQKNAELMQRILILEARIQEKENEPPRTNGQGSCSNSMERNLKKFKRQKIELTSNTTEDGSITVVQAEIAAQKKHHIESYALEDPIVDDRLVNWMSMEETQVLLSEKAKDGDSTADCDETDDSDDEDEDFREEDGINNDHKEADETSRLVDELIYEVADKGSDAGCAEIFSGAGQPLFQNVNRETNEELPIGPICNEMEIRNQNKTEPKDFGSFKVPTSIPTSKEFIHTGSGSLSQHKKPPKLAFCPKEVKRIIDSESLLQKNAHSHTIRKIIVFASLGIRHGCEDIYELDFNHFIILRKGEQYISPTDPGEHVLYENPGVRRKVFYPNRKNPTLCPVQILEEEKAMRPSDPSCPSCLFLCIKYGGRTRNLPQNEYVRQRMGRNKLKSFGPLMCRMAMLAHVRSGSFFFKALGITLLFMAGFPDDLVQRETKYRNLDLLQKYYRTDEDAEGEELFLAYPMIDDDTQASPGSQQFCGKTSSTKTKGKKQTHSNSKPHNMQKTSFPNGTFSSSAPQFGLMNQTCIPPLAAPPISNTVITNAGTNIPYHNPNPYHLFPPQPSNTFMPMVYWPPPNTFSPGLPYQSTYGYRSYPSAGNYFIHPQPYYSHPSCGPLIPKTIEVAKKNGMASEEAADSDYDCSSSSIEPKKN
- the LOC112167565 gene encoding uncharacterized protein LOC112167565 isoform X1; this encodes MLMVELQSCARLVKASALCAIEEGMKGDGVDVIAEISAELERERQKNAELMQRILILEARIQEKENEPPRTNGQGSCSNSMERNLKKFKRQKIELTSNTTEDGSITVVQAEIAAQKKHHIESYALEDPIVDDRLVNWMSMEETQVLLSEKAKDGDSTADCDETDDSDDEDEDFREEDGINNDHKEADETSRLVDELIYEVADKGSDAGCAEIFSGAGQPLFQNVNRETNEELPIGPICNEMEIRNQNKTEPKDFGSFKVPTSIPTSKEFIHTGSGSLSQHKKPPKLAFCPKEVKRIIDSESLLQKNAHSHTIRKIIVFASLGIRHGCEDIYELDFNHFIILRKGEQYISPTDPGEHVLYENPGVRRKVFYPNRKNPTLCPVQILEEEKAMRPSDPSCPSCLFLCIKYGGRTRNLPQNEYVRQRMGRNKLKSFGPLMCRMAMLAHVRSGSFFFKALGITLLFMAGFPDDLVQRETKYRNLDLLQKYYRTDEDAEGEELFLAYPMIDDDTQASPGSQQFCGKTSSTKTKGKKQTHSNSKPHNMQKTSFPNGTFSSSAPQFGLMNQTCIPPLAAPPISNTVITNAGTNIPYHNPNPYHLFPPQPSNTFMPMVYWPPPNTFSPGLPYQSTYGYRSYPSAGNYFIHPQPYYSHPSCGPLIPKTIEVAKKNGMASEEAADSDYDCSSSSIEPKKN
- the LOC112167565 gene encoding uncharacterized protein LOC112167565 isoform X2 → MLMVELQSCARLVKASALCAIEEGMKGDGVDVIAEISAELERERQKNAELMQRILILEARIQEKENEPPRTNGQGSCSNSMERNLKKFKRQKIELTSNTTEDGSITVVQAEIAAQKKHHIESYALEDPIVDDRLVNWMSMEETQVLLSEKAKDGDSTADCDETDDSDDEDEDFREEDGINNDHKEADETSRLVDELIYEVADKGSDAGCAEIFSGAGQPLFQNVNRETNEELPIGPICNEMEIRNQNKTEPKDFGSFKVPTSIPTSKEFIHTGSGSLSQHKKPPKLAFCPKEVKRIIDSESLLQKNAHSHTIRKIIVFASLGIRHGCEDIYELDFNHFIILRKGEQYISPTDPGEHVLYENPGVRRKVFYPNRKNPTLCPVQILEEEKAMRPSDPSCPSCLFLCIKYGGRTRNLPQNEYVRQRMGRNKLKSFGPLMCRMAMLAHVRSGSFFFKALGITLLFMAGFPDDLVQRETKYRNLDLLQKYYRTDEDAEGEELFLAYPMIDDDTASPGSQQFCGKTSSTKTKGKKQTHSNSKPHNMQKTSFPNGTFSSSAPQFGLMNQTCIPPLAAPPISNTVITNAGTNIPYHNPNPYHLFPPQPSNTFMPMVYWPPPNTFSPGLPYQSTYGYRSYPSAGNYFIHPQPYYSHPSCGPLIPKTIEVAKKNGMASEEAADSDYDCSSSSIEPKKN